Proteins encoded within one genomic window of Mesobacillus subterraneus:
- a CDS encoding NUDIX hydrolase — MITFGEFELGISYTSRPGVYGIILNENKNWIALIQTSDGKYFLPGGGMEGSESHGECLVREGMEEMGKLLEIGEWIGNAQRYFYSDKDSQYYLGKGYFYRAEIVGDSGEPVEADHQLRWVETGIAVKMLFHEHQSWALQKALTMIGKQ, encoded by the coding sequence ATGATTACCTTTGGAGAATTTGAATTAGGAATAAGCTATACCTCGAGGCCTGGTGTCTATGGAATAATACTTAATGAAAATAAGAATTGGATTGCTTTAATTCAGACAAGCGACGGGAAGTACTTCCTGCCAGGGGGTGGGATGGAGGGAAGTGAAAGTCATGGGGAGTGTCTAGTAAGAGAAGGCATGGAAGAAATGGGGAAGCTTCTTGAAATCGGAGAATGGATTGGAAATGCACAACGTTATTTTTATTCTGATAAGGATTCGCAGTATTATCTAGGCAAAGGGTATTTTTATCGTGCGGAAATAGTCGGAGATTCGGGAGAACCTGTAGAGGCTGACCATCAACTTAGGTGGGTTGAAACTGGAATAGCAGTGAAAATGTTATTTCATGAACATCAGAGTTGGGCCCTGCAAAAGGCTTTGACAATGATTGGAAAACAGTGA
- the miaB gene encoding tRNA (N6-isopentenyl adenosine(37)-C2)-methylthiotransferase MiaB, translating to MNENQRLEGQQVLTENSSDKKSSKDYSKYFEAVYTAPSLKDAKKRGKEEVQYHKDFDIPEEFIGMGQGRKFYIRTYGCQMNEHDTEVMAGIFLGLGYEPTDSVEDANVILLNTCAIRENAENKVFGELGHLKHLKREKPDLLLGVCGCMSQEESVVNKILKTYNQVDMIFGTHNIHRLPHILQEAYMSKEMVVEVWSKEGDVIENLPKVRKGNIKAWVNIMYGCDKFCTYCIVPYTRGKERSRRPEDIIQEVRQLAAQGYQEITLLGQNVNAYGKDLDMKYGLGELMDEIRKIDIPRIRFTTSHPRDFDDQLIEVLAKGGNLMDHIHLPVQSGSTDVLKIMVRKYTREEYLELVGKIKAAIPNATLTTDIIVGYPNETDEQFEETMSLVREVGYEAAYTFIYSPREGTPAAKMQDNVPMEVKKERLQRLNALVNEQSAQSMKKYQDQIVEVLVEGESKNNPDVLAGYTSKLKLVNFVGTKTAIGKIVKVKITNAKTWSLNGEMVEEIEPVEVN from the coding sequence ATGAACGAAAATCAACGCTTGGAAGGACAGCAAGTACTAACTGAAAATTCTTCGGACAAAAAATCCAGCAAGGATTACAGCAAGTATTTTGAAGCAGTATATACAGCTCCTTCCCTGAAGGATGCAAAAAAACGCGGCAAGGAAGAAGTTCAGTATCATAAAGACTTCGATATCCCTGAAGAGTTCATTGGTATGGGACAGGGGCGTAAATTCTACATCCGCACTTACGGCTGTCAGATGAACGAGCACGACACAGAAGTCATGGCAGGTATTTTTCTTGGTCTTGGCTATGAACCTACTGACAGTGTTGAGGATGCGAACGTCATTCTCCTGAATACGTGCGCAATCAGGGAAAATGCTGAGAACAAGGTGTTTGGTGAACTTGGACATTTGAAGCATCTTAAAAGAGAAAAGCCTGATCTGCTTTTGGGAGTTTGCGGCTGCATGTCTCAGGAAGAATCTGTCGTTAACAAAATTTTGAAAACCTATAACCAGGTTGATATGATTTTTGGTACGCATAATATCCACCGCTTGCCACATATTCTCCAGGAAGCATACATGTCCAAAGAAATGGTCGTTGAAGTTTGGTCTAAAGAAGGGGACGTAATCGAAAACCTTCCAAAGGTGCGCAAAGGCAATATTAAAGCATGGGTAAACATTATGTATGGCTGTGATAAATTCTGCACTTACTGCATCGTTCCTTATACACGAGGCAAAGAACGCAGCCGCCGTCCTGAGGATATCATCCAGGAAGTCCGTCAGCTTGCAGCACAGGGCTATCAGGAAATTACCCTTCTTGGTCAGAATGTAAACGCCTATGGAAAAGACTTGGATATGAAATATGGTCTCGGTGAATTGATGGATGAAATCCGTAAAATTGATATCCCGCGCATTCGTTTTACAACCAGCCACCCGCGTGACTTTGATGATCAATTGATTGAAGTGCTGGCAAAGGGCGGTAACCTGATGGACCACATCCACCTTCCAGTACAGTCAGGTTCTACTGATGTATTGAAGATTATGGTCCGAAAGTACACCCGGGAAGAATATCTCGAACTTGTCGGCAAGATCAAGGCAGCAATTCCTAATGCTACATTGACTACAGATATTATTGTAGGTTATCCGAACGAGACGGATGAGCAGTTCGAGGAAACAATGTCACTTGTCCGTGAAGTTGGTTATGAAGCAGCCTATACATTCATTTACTCTCCAAGGGAGGGAACACCTGCAGCTAAAATGCAGGATAATGTCCCTATGGAAGTGAAAAAAGAGCGTCTTCAACGCCTGAATGCACTTGTGAATGAGCAATCTGCACAGTCTATGAAGAAATATCAGGATCAGATTGTTGAGGTCCTCGTTGAAGGTGAAAGCAAAAACAACCCAGATGTTCTTGCAGGTTATACAAGTAAGTTAAAACTTGTCAATTTTGTTGGGACTAAAACAGCAATCGGCAAAATCGTCAAGGTAAAGATCACAAATGCAAAAACATGGTCTTTAAACGGGGAAATGGTAGAAGAAATCGAACCAGTTGAGGTGAACTAA
- a CDS encoding 4Fe-4S binding protein produces the protein MSLLTNWLESLSYELEISEACSKKKSPLSTCTACIEECPQVALTIEDGTLKLDKKACSLCGLCITVCPQQAIEGQSPSREVIQDQLLLQDDSPLPSFMELLYFHKKGVRFIQKVAAEEELDKRVGKVNEVLNVMELDPLLITKTISIKEETQPKLSRRGFFTKLSMDGKRTVLSSVTPVKWRFNEDRFNSSNLYKEWSFHEVTIHEETCTLCEACFNICHAGVFTLENDILTIDDQHCSGCNLCLDICQQFGIQIVHNIHKGREAAYHVKKNECLTCRSSFYSWEESNECDICKKMDKPNFFL, from the coding sequence ATGTCGCTACTAACCAATTGGCTCGAAAGCTTGAGCTATGAACTGGAAATATCAGAAGCGTGTTCAAAAAAGAAAAGTCCGTTGAGTACCTGTACAGCTTGTATCGAAGAATGCCCACAAGTGGCACTAACTATCGAAGATGGAACTCTTAAGTTAGATAAAAAGGCTTGTTCTCTCTGCGGATTGTGCATAACGGTTTGCCCGCAGCAGGCAATTGAAGGTCAGTCGCCTTCAAGGGAGGTGATCCAGGATCAACTTCTATTACAAGATGATTCCCCGCTTCCAAGCTTCATGGAATTGCTTTATTTCCATAAAAAAGGAGTCCGCTTTATTCAAAAAGTAGCTGCTGAGGAGGAGTTAGATAAACGCGTTGGGAAAGTCAATGAAGTTTTGAACGTCATGGAGCTCGATCCACTATTGATTACCAAGACCATATCAATTAAGGAAGAGACTCAACCAAAGCTATCAAGACGCGGTTTTTTCACGAAACTCTCGATGGATGGCAAAAGAACTGTCCTGTCTTCAGTAACGCCAGTAAAATGGAGGTTCAATGAGGACCGCTTTAATTCTTCTAACCTGTATAAAGAATGGTCGTTTCATGAAGTAACGATACATGAGGAAACATGCACATTATGTGAGGCGTGTTTTAACATATGCCATGCAGGGGTTTTCACACTGGAGAACGATATACTAACCATTGATGATCAACATTGTTCAGGGTGCAACCTTTGCTTGGACATCTGTCAGCAATTCGGTATTCAGATCGTTCATAACATCCACAAGGGACGTGAAGCAGCCTATCATGTGAAGAAAAATGAGTGTCTTACTTGCAGAAGCAGTTTTTACTCATGGGAAGAATCAAATGAATGTGATATCTGCAAAAAAATGGATAAACCTAATTTTTTCCTGTAA
- a CDS encoding 4Fe-4S dicluster domain-containing protein, translated as MARYGMVIDTRKCVGCYACRVSCQMQNELPVEESYIKFYEKETGVFPNVKNEIIPVQCQHCEDAPCVSVCPTKATYTTKEGIVLVDSDKCIGCKYCMVACHYGARTQDHNTGVVEKCRFCAELVAEGKQPACVSTCISNARIFGDLDDPNSEVSKAIIKMNAQPLRPDLGKAKIYYVR; from the coding sequence ATGGCACGCTATGGAATGGTAATAGACACACGAAAATGCGTCGGCTGTTATGCTTGCCGGGTAAGCTGCCAGATGCAGAATGAGCTTCCGGTTGAAGAGTCATATATTAAGTTTTACGAAAAAGAAACGGGAGTATTCCCAAACGTCAAGAATGAAATCATTCCTGTACAATGCCAGCACTGTGAAGATGCTCCGTGTGTAAGTGTCTGTCCGACAAAGGCTACCTACACGACAAAGGAAGGCATCGTACTAGTAGACTCAGATAAGTGTATCGGCTGCAAGTATTGTATGGTGGCTTGCCATTATGGTGCGAGAACACAAGATCATAATACCGGGGTAGTTGAAAAATGCCGCTTCTGTGCTGAGCTTGTGGCGGAGGGTAAACAGCCAGCCTGTGTCAGCACATGCATCAGCAATGCCCGGATATTCGGTGATTTAGATGATCCGAACAGTGAAGTTTCAAAAGCGATTATTAAAATGAATGCCCAGCCTTTAAGGCCGGACTTAGGCAAGGCAAAAATTTACTACGTGAGGTGA
- a CDS encoding RicAFT regulatory complex protein RicA family protein produces MAKYNKDDIIERSREIARMISETEEVDFFKRAEAQIHENEKVKTLISSIKGLQKQAVNFQHYGKTEALKKTEAKIASLEQQLDEIPVVQEFKQSQIDVNELLQLVATTISNTVTDEVVASTGGDVLRGETGAALKNEASCHTHNH; encoded by the coding sequence TTGGCAAAATACAATAAAGATGACATTATCGAGCGTTCAAGAGAAATCGCAAGAATGATTTCGGAAACAGAAGAAGTTGACTTCTTCAAGCGTGCGGAAGCACAGATTCATGAGAATGAAAAAGTGAAAACACTTATTTCTTCTATTAAAGGTCTTCAAAAACAGGCTGTTAACTTTCAACACTATGGAAAAACAGAAGCTTTGAAGAAAACTGAAGCAAAAATTGCTTCTTTAGAACAACAACTTGATGAAATTCCGGTGGTACAAGAATTCAAGCAGTCGCAAATCGATGTTAATGAATTGCTTCAGCTCGTGGCCACAACGATATCCAATACAGTTACTGATGAGGTAGTTGCATCCACTGGTGGAGATGTACTTCGCGGTGAAACAGGAGCGGCTCTGAAAAACGAAGCAAGCTGCCATACGCACAATCATTAA
- a CDS encoding molybdopterin-containing oxidoreductase family protein, translating to MVDTKLSRRGFIKASAATAALASAGTVGFNEWSNQYVKAGANADIKEIPSTCNACSSKCGMIGHVKNGRLWKLTGHPDHPYSKGKLCARGHGYATVVYSQDRLTQPLKRVGEKKFEPITWEQAYKEIAEKLNKIIKEYGPQSVALTEDPRASGKFYSPRFINALGSSNYYTHHVVCSNSRDSGFLHTVGVSSTSADISNAKYIMFIGRSYGDGIRPSSVQALAAAKDNGAKIVIVDPRLNNTGNLATEWLAIRPGTDLALVLVMSHVLIKENLHDMEFIKNYTVGFEEYAKELKKYTPEWAEKITGISADSITRIAIDMGKAKPKALIEQSWRGAFGCNYENSTETGRSVAMFNALLGNYQQKGGSIFGGKPNLGNLNESIHPNPKEPEAPKAGKKEFPLAYHSHGVATIVAKEALEGKMKAAIYYHSNAALGYGNPKVMKEALSKMDLVVAIDVQMSETAQLAHYVLPEVTYIERDEVIEGLSGKIPGIALRQQMVEKVHPETKPIHEIYSELAKVCGVGQYFNFSLDELNEAMLAPTGITYKQLRDIGTIMFQNEEITLGEMPKLKTPSGKVEFYSETYKDAGFKPIVEWIEPKVSPADDSFRLITGKQAIHSHTQTANIPILMQITKDYDLERIWINPVRAKALGIKDGDMVELKSSEATSRIRVKITERIHPEAIFVPSHYGITSKDLKIGQGIGFGYMEHVPFDFEKWSGAGNIHEVIVKVRKVKS from the coding sequence ATGGTTGATACAAAATTATCACGTCGAGGATTCATTAAAGCCTCTGCAGCAACGGCTGCACTGGCATCTGCGGGGACAGTAGGCTTTAATGAATGGTCCAATCAATATGTTAAAGCAGGAGCAAATGCAGATATAAAGGAAATACCTAGTACATGCAATGCATGTTCAAGTAAATGCGGAATGATAGGCCATGTCAAAAACGGGCGTTTATGGAAGCTGACAGGGCACCCTGATCACCCTTATTCAAAAGGGAAGCTATGTGCCAGGGGGCATGGTTACGCGACGGTTGTTTATTCCCAGGATAGGCTGACACAGCCTTTAAAGCGTGTCGGTGAAAAGAAATTCGAGCCGATTACTTGGGAACAAGCTTACAAGGAAATTGCAGAAAAATTGAACAAGATTATCAAAGAATATGGTCCACAGTCAGTCGCATTGACGGAAGATCCGCGGGCTTCAGGAAAATTTTATTCTCCTCGATTCATCAATGCGCTTGGTTCGTCGAACTACTATACTCACCATGTTGTTTGTTCAAATTCAAGGGATTCAGGGTTCTTGCACACGGTTGGTGTATCGTCAACTAGTGCTGACATCAGCAATGCAAAATACATTATGTTCATTGGCAGGAGTTATGGAGATGGCATCCGTCCAAGTTCCGTCCAAGCATTAGCAGCTGCAAAAGACAATGGAGCGAAGATAGTCATTGTCGATCCACGTTTGAATAATACTGGCAACCTGGCAACCGAGTGGCTTGCAATTCGTCCTGGTACAGATCTCGCATTAGTGCTGGTCATGTCCCATGTATTGATAAAGGAAAACCTGCATGACATGGAATTCATTAAAAACTACACTGTTGGTTTTGAGGAATACGCGAAGGAATTGAAAAAATATACACCTGAATGGGCAGAAAAAATTACGGGTATATCTGCAGATTCAATCACTCGAATTGCGATTGATATGGGCAAAGCCAAGCCGAAGGCGTTGATTGAGCAATCGTGGAGAGGAGCATTCGGCTGTAACTATGAAAATAGTACTGAAACCGGCCGTTCAGTAGCGATGTTCAATGCTTTACTTGGTAACTACCAGCAAAAAGGCGGAAGTATATTTGGCGGTAAACCTAACCTTGGAAACTTAAATGAATCGATACACCCTAATCCGAAAGAACCTGAGGCTCCAAAAGCAGGTAAGAAGGAATTCCCACTTGCTTATCACAGTCACGGTGTTGCAACGATCGTTGCAAAAGAAGCGTTGGAAGGAAAAATGAAGGCAGCTATTTATTACCATTCTAATGCAGCGCTAGGCTATGGAAATCCAAAAGTAATGAAGGAAGCTCTTTCTAAAATGGATCTAGTTGTGGCCATCGATGTACAAATGTCTGAAACGGCACAACTGGCACACTATGTCCTTCCAGAAGTAACTTATATTGAACGTGATGAAGTAATTGAAGGTCTATCAGGAAAGATTCCAGGTATCGCTCTTCGCCAGCAGATGGTTGAAAAGGTTCACCCGGAGACAAAACCAATACATGAAATCTATTCAGAGTTAGCTAAAGTTTGCGGAGTTGGGCAATATTTTAACTTCTCCCTTGATGAATTGAACGAAGCGATGCTCGCTCCGACAGGGATTACGTACAAACAGCTAAGGGATATAGGAACTATCATGTTTCAGAATGAGGAAATCACCTTAGGGGAAATGCCGAAGCTGAAGACACCTTCAGGCAAAGTAGAGTTTTATAGTGAAACATATAAAGATGCTGGCTTTAAACCGATTGTCGAATGGATAGAGCCGAAAGTAAGCCCGGCAGATGATTCTTTCCGTCTGATCACTGGGAAACAGGCAATCCATAGTCATACTCAAACAGCTAACATTCCAATTTTAATGCAGATTACAAAGGACTATGATTTAGAGAGAATCTGGATCAATCCTGTTCGTGCCAAAGCGCTGGGAATCAAGGATGGAGATATGGTTGAATTGAAATCCAGTGAAGCAACAAGCAGAATTCGAGTGAAGATAACAGAAAGAATCCACCCAGAAGCGATTTTTGTGCCAAGCCATTATGGAATCACTTCAAAGGATTTAAAGATAGGACAAGGCATAGGATTTGGCTATATGGAACATGTACCATTCGATTTTGAAAAATGGAGTGGAGCAGGAAATATCCACGAAGTAATCGTGAAGGTTAGGAAGGTGAAGAGCTAA
- a CDS encoding sensor histidine kinase produces MLIQPEILGEIVDHLPEGMIVMAEDRTIHYLNEKAVDMTGWKLGEKVPYCTYCQERELEVDENRCILTSDNPIPFFNSHMAVYEGLEEFEMSLKKMIISAEVYYVLRIRPPVQNENSERARFHELLVQETLLAQEAERKRIAMELHDHIGQSVYSIFLGLEVIKQNISEDKYQNHVTNMVNVMEKTLKDIKSLTKSLRPEIVYDIGLEKSLRQAVKDWRKLYQIDIFLEMELDKEQKLDPEKELHLFRIIQESITNSVRHGKATYFSIHLKTYYQYIFFQFYDNGNGFISTGCKTKGLGLKHMYERCKMLDGDIKWSSKAGGPTRVEGFVSLTKVKGVREDELNDH; encoded by the coding sequence ATGTTGATACAACCAGAAATTTTGGGAGAAATTGTCGACCATCTGCCTGAAGGCATGATTGTTATGGCTGAAGATCGTACGATTCATTATCTTAATGAAAAAGCAGTTGACATGACCGGCTGGAAGCTTGGTGAGAAAGTACCTTACTGTACTTATTGCCAGGAAAGAGAGCTGGAAGTGGATGAGAACCGATGTATATTAACCTCTGATAATCCCATACCTTTTTTCAACTCCCATATGGCAGTGTATGAGGGACTAGAAGAGTTTGAGATGTCTTTAAAAAAAATGATTATATCAGCAGAGGTCTATTATGTTTTAAGGATACGGCCTCCAGTCCAGAACGAAAATAGTGAACGGGCAAGATTCCATGAGCTGCTTGTACAGGAAACGCTGCTAGCACAGGAGGCAGAGCGTAAAAGGATTGCCATGGAATTACACGACCATATTGGCCAAAGTGTCTATAGCATATTCCTTGGCCTCGAGGTAATCAAACAGAATATCAGCGAAGATAAATATCAAAATCACGTCACCAACATGGTCAATGTCATGGAAAAAACGCTTAAAGATATTAAGAGTCTCACCAAAAGCCTCAGGCCTGAAATTGTATATGACATCGGTTTGGAAAAATCGCTTCGGCAAGCGGTTAAGGATTGGAGAAAGCTGTACCAAATCGATATCTTCTTAGAGATGGAACTCGATAAGGAACAGAAACTGGATCCGGAAAAAGAACTTCATTTATTCAGAATCATCCAGGAAAGTATCACAAATTCGGTTCGCCATGGAAAAGCAACCTATTTCTCCATTCATTTAAAGACATACTACCAATATATCTTCTTTCAATTTTATGATAATGGCAATGGCTTTATATCAACTGGATGTAAAACGAAAGGGCTTGGTTTAAAGCATATGTACGAACGCTGCAAGATGCTTGACGGGGACATTAAGTGGAGTAGCAAAGCAGGCGGCCCAACTAGGGTGGAAGGATTTGTTTCTTTGACAAAAGTGAAGGGGGTGAGAGAAGATGAACTTAATGATCATTGA
- a CDS encoding response regulator transcription factor: MNLMIIDDHEIVREGLSMLLQQSFCIDGRICACDGYEAVKAASDFPADLVLLDLSMPGGLDGMTTLERLRKLLPEAKIVIFSMHDDIGYQKKAYEAGADGYLIKQLKRDDLVQSLDKILANQKVFDTHIWEDDTEGDQFNLVDLPITKREKEVFILTVKGYSQKDIAERLDISVKTVENHRQKIGDKLGTHKRYEWVETALKYNVFQP, translated from the coding sequence ATGAACTTAATGATCATTGATGACCATGAAATCGTCCGGGAAGGGCTGAGCATGCTATTGCAGCAATCTTTTTGCATTGATGGGAGGATTTGTGCCTGTGATGGCTATGAAGCTGTTAAAGCTGCCTCGGACTTTCCTGCAGACCTGGTACTTCTGGACCTTTCGATGCCGGGCGGCCTGGATGGCATGACGACTTTGGAAAGGCTTAGGAAGCTGCTCCCGGAGGCGAAAATAGTCATTTTCTCTATGCACGATGATATCGGTTATCAAAAGAAGGCATATGAAGCTGGAGCTGATGGCTATCTGATCAAGCAGCTGAAGCGGGATGATCTCGTCCAATCTCTAGATAAAATTTTAGCGAACCAAAAGGTGTTCGATACACATATATGGGAAGATGATACAGAGGGTGACCAATTCAATTTGGTTGATCTTCCAATCACCAAGCGAGAAAAAGAGGTATTCATCCTTACGGTTAAAGGGTATTCCCAGAAAGACATAGCTGAAAGGCTTGATATATCAGTCAAAACAGTTGAAAATCACCGACAGAAAATTGGTGACAAGTTAGGTACACACAAGCGATATGAATGGGTAGAAACAGCGTTGAAATATAATGTATTTCAACCTTAG
- a CDS encoding outer spore coat protein CotE gives MGDYREIITKAVVAKGRKFTQSNHTINPAHNPSSILGAWVINHKYKAKKVGKVVEVNGSYEANIWYSFDDNTKTEVVTEKVTYCDVIKLKYRDPDCLDDHDVLVEVLQQPNCIEAVISPNGNKIIVHVEREFLVEVIGETKVCVVTHPGGCDCDDDEWGHGIDDDEFEDLNPDFLLGEEE, from the coding sequence ATGGGAGATTACAGAGAGATTATTACGAAAGCCGTCGTAGCGAAAGGACGCAAATTCACGCAGTCCAATCATACGATCAACCCAGCGCATAATCCGAGCAGCATTCTGGGCGCTTGGGTCATAAACCATAAGTATAAGGCAAAAAAGGTAGGGAAAGTGGTTGAAGTAAACGGGTCTTACGAAGCCAACATCTGGTACTCCTTTGATGATAATACAAAAACTGAAGTAGTGACGGAGAAAGTAACTTACTGCGATGTCATCAAGCTGAAGTACCGTGATCCTGACTGCTTGGATGACCACGATGTCCTTGTCGAGGTGCTGCAGCAGCCTAACTGCATTGAAGCGGTCATTTCGCCTAATGGCAACAAAATCATCGTTCACGTCGAGAGGGAATTCCTTGTGGAAGTTATCGGTGAGACGAAGGTATGCGTTGTCACTCATCCAGGCGGATGCGATTGCGATGATGACGAGTGGGGTCATGGCATCGATGATGACGAATTCGAAGACTTGAACCCAGACTTCCTCCTGGGAGAGGAAGAATAA
- a CDS encoding TorD/DmsD family molecular chaperone, translated as MIGLDKKTECANVFIVLADLYKQPTRDIWDEIQQQDLLKKLEEAVNELFNIDIFIVEVLPENYEEFRELYMGSIGSTQKKAALPIECLYKQWTLDDTCTLPFARDKGYILGDSALHINYLLDKLKIEIPVELQGMPDHLAILLELLAYFIENAPEHTAAEFLDDHFDWLDEFESQLADVTAHPFYQRLTKALVEIVNAQRNSCLKSFKS; from the coding sequence GTGATTGGTTTAGATAAAAAAACAGAGTGTGCGAATGTTTTTATAGTCCTTGCAGATCTTTATAAACAGCCAACCAGAGATATCTGGGATGAGATTCAGCAGCAAGATCTACTGAAGAAGCTGGAAGAAGCGGTCAACGAACTTTTTAATATCGACATTTTCATAGTGGAAGTCCTGCCAGAGAACTATGAAGAATTTAGAGAATTATACATGGGCTCTATTGGCAGCACGCAAAAGAAGGCTGCACTTCCGATTGAATGTTTATACAAACAGTGGACACTGGATGACACATGCACTCTGCCCTTTGCCAGGGACAAAGGGTATATATTAGGAGATTCGGCGTTACATATCAATTACCTGTTAGATAAGCTTAAGATTGAAATCCCTGTTGAATTACAGGGTATGCCGGACCATCTAGCAATCTTGTTGGAATTGTTGGCTTATTTCATTGAGAATGCCCCCGAACATACCGCTGCTGAATTTTTGGATGATCATTTTGATTGGCTCGATGAATTCGAATCGCAGCTTGCAGATGTAACGGCTCATCCATTTTATCAGAGATTGACGAAAGCATTGGTTGAAATAGTAAATGCACAACGAAATAGTTGCCTGAAAAGCTTCAAATCTTGA
- the nrfD gene encoding NrfD/PsrC family molybdoenzyme membrane anchor subunit has protein sequence MVWGTIIAAYLFLAGLSAGAFLTSSYAARKYPDAKTVRIVGRLISPIFMGIGLLLLIVDAEAGLKDPLRFIYLFTNFSSVMTIGTYFISFFMMAAAYIALMELLKKDTNKIVEYVGIVFAVATAIYTGFLIGVIGAVPLWNTAILPILFVVSAFSTGIAGTMIGSAILDKKVIHQVMSIKKIHLTLLISEIFLIFTMFLITSSTNESAAQSVSLLLSGEYSTLFWIGLIVIGLMVPISIEALELWNSSKFHQSQAGIEVAASGFQGITSTLITESAVLAGGFILRYLLLAAAVPVIFL, from the coding sequence ATGGTTTGGGGAACAATTATCGCTGCCTATTTATTTCTTGCTGGACTTAGTGCCGGTGCGTTTTTAACATCTTCCTATGCAGCAAGGAAATATCCTGATGCCAAAACAGTCAGGATTGTCGGAAGATTAATCAGCCCGATTTTTATGGGAATAGGACTATTGCTTCTTATTGTCGATGCAGAAGCAGGTCTGAAGGATCCTTTACGCTTCATCTATTTGTTTACAAATTTCAGTTCTGTCATGACCATCGGTACTTATTTCATTAGCTTTTTCATGATGGCTGCAGCCTATATTGCTTTAATGGAATTGCTAAAAAAAGATACTAATAAAATCGTGGAGTACGTCGGCATCGTATTTGCTGTCGCTACAGCCATTTACACCGGCTTCCTGATTGGTGTCATTGGGGCCGTGCCGCTATGGAATACCGCCATTTTACCAATCCTGTTCGTGGTGTCGGCATTCTCAACGGGAATTGCCGGTACAATGATTGGCTCAGCAATCTTGGACAAAAAGGTGATTCATCAAGTGATGTCCATCAAAAAAATCCACTTAACATTGCTGATTTCCGAAATATTCCTGATCTTCACAATGTTTCTGATCACTTCATCAACCAATGAGTCAGCAGCACAATCTGTTTCCTTGCTGCTTTCTGGTGAGTACAGTACTTTATTCTGGATCGGTTTAATTGTAATCGGATTGATGGTTCCAATAAGTATTGAGGCTCTCGAATTATGGAATTCAAGTAAATTTCATCAGAGCCAGGCAGGAATAGAAGTAGCTGCCTCCGGTTTTCAAGGAATTACATCTACTTTGATTACGGAAAGTGCAGTACTTGCAGGCGGATTTATCCTGCGTTATCTGTTACTGGCTGCAGCAGTACCTGTAATATTTTTGTAA